Proteins from a single region of Dyadobacter fanqingshengii:
- a CDS encoding alpha-E domain-containing protein, with product MLSRVANSIYWMNRYIERVENYARFVGVNFNLALDLPPDVDEQWEPLLIATADHYLFYKYYEKPTKEDVIHFLTFDKRNPNSIISCLYEARENARTIRETISKEMWESINTFYLSIRGTNPDNFRNMDHMQAYFTDIRKSCQLFHGVVDSSITRNEAWHFGRLGRHIERADKCSRFLDVKYFTLLQDSGTSGSTLDLMLWTAVLKSVSAYNMYRQTHRALTPMNIVAFLILDKLFPRSIAYSVRQAELSLYAIAGSIPERGHTNPAERVLSKIRTELEFTDVEDVFKMGLHEYLDKFQTKNNEVDSAIFDMYFGLETGQSQSLSQGHSQSQSQSQSSGQFKTQWMN from the coding sequence ATGCTTAGCCGAGTTGCCAATTCAATTTACTGGATGAATCGTTACATCGAACGGGTAGAGAACTACGCCCGTTTTGTGGGAGTTAATTTTAATCTGGCTTTGGATCTGCCGCCCGATGTGGACGAGCAATGGGAACCGCTTCTGATCGCAACTGCTGATCACTATTTGTTTTATAAATATTACGAAAAGCCCACCAAAGAGGACGTTATACATTTCCTGACATTTGATAAAAGAAACCCAAATTCCATTATCAGCTGCCTTTACGAAGCGCGCGAAAACGCGCGGACGATCCGGGAGACTATATCGAAGGAAATGTGGGAGAGTATCAATACTTTTTACCTGTCGATTCGGGGTACAAACCCGGATAATTTCCGGAATATGGACCATATGCAGGCATATTTTACAGATATCCGTAAAAGCTGCCAGCTCTTTCACGGCGTTGTGGATTCATCCATTACACGCAATGAAGCCTGGCATTTTGGCCGCTTAGGCCGACATATCGAGCGCGCGGATAAATGTTCCCGCTTTTTGGACGTGAAGTATTTTACATTGTTACAAGACTCTGGAACATCAGGGTCGACGCTGGATCTTATGCTCTGGACTGCGGTTTTGAAATCTGTGAGCGCTTATAATATGTACAGGCAGACGCATCGCGCATTGACGCCAATGAACATTGTCGCTTTTCTTATTCTGGATAAATTATTTCCCAGGTCCATCGCTTATAGCGTACGACAGGCCGAACTCTCATTATATGCGATTGCGGGGTCGATTCCGGAACGCGGACACACAAATCCTGCTGAACGGGTGTTGAGCAAGATCCGTACGGAATTGGAATTTACCGATGTTGAGGACGTTTTTAAAATGGGCCTTCACGAATATCTGGATAAATTTCAGACTAAAAATAACGAAGTGGATTCCGCAATTTTCGACATGTATTTTGGCCTGGAAACCGGCCAGTCGCAGAGTCTGTCCCAAGGCCATTCTCAAAGTCAGTCACAAAGCCAGTCATCGGGGCAATTCAAAACCCAATGGATGAACTAA
- the glmM gene encoding phosphoglucosamine mutase, with translation MTLIKSISGIRGIVGGKSGEALTPIDVVKFAAAYGTWLRRTNPQNLKVVIGRDARLSGEMVSRLVAGTLQGVGLHVTDLGLSTTPTVEIAVTAENAAGGIILTASHNPIQWNALKLLNHEGEFISEEEGAEVLRIADEEDFVFVDVKKLGSYVADDSYLQKHIDQVLALPLVDVEAITNANFRIVVDAVNSTGGIVVPMLLEALGVSVKNIKKLNCEPTGNFAHNPEPLPEHLREISKELKDGSFNLGIVVDPDVDRLALMCEDGTPFGEEYTLVAVADYVLKNTPGNTVSNLSSTAALRDVTIKAGGKYFASAVGEVNVVNMMKANQAIIGGEGNGGVIYPESHYGRDALVGIALFLTHLAKFGKTASVLRRSYPGYYISKNKIELTPDINVDNILSRIQTRYSKQPLNTIDGVRIEFDREWVHLRKSNTEPIIRIYSESETQTTAINLANKIISDIKEIISEPKNSQK, from the coding sequence GTGACGTTAATTAAATCTATCTCAGGAATCAGAGGTATCGTGGGTGGAAAATCGGGTGAGGCGCTGACTCCGATTGATGTTGTCAAATTTGCAGCGGCTTACGGGACATGGCTGAGGCGTACAAATCCACAAAATTTGAAGGTTGTTATTGGCAGAGACGCACGTTTATCCGGTGAAATGGTGAGCCGCCTTGTTGCCGGGACATTGCAGGGAGTAGGACTTCATGTAACGGATCTTGGCCTTTCCACCACGCCTACTGTCGAGATTGCGGTTACGGCCGAAAATGCAGCAGGAGGGATCATCTTAACAGCCAGCCACAACCCGATTCAATGGAATGCACTTAAACTGCTTAATCACGAGGGAGAATTTATCTCAGAAGAAGAGGGTGCGGAAGTGTTGAGAATTGCGGACGAGGAAGATTTTGTTTTTGTTGATGTTAAAAAACTGGGAAGCTACGTTGCGGACGATTCATATTTACAAAAGCATATAGATCAGGTCCTTGCATTGCCCTTAGTGGATGTGGAGGCGATAACCAATGCCAATTTCAGGATTGTCGTCGATGCGGTCAATTCTACGGGCGGAATCGTTGTTCCGATGCTTTTGGAAGCATTAGGCGTTTCTGTGAAGAACATTAAGAAGTTAAATTGCGAGCCAACAGGTAATTTTGCCCATAATCCTGAGCCGCTTCCCGAGCATTTACGTGAGATCAGCAAAGAGTTAAAGGATGGTTCTTTTAATCTCGGTATTGTGGTTGATCCTGATGTGGATCGGCTAGCGCTCATGTGTGAGGATGGAACGCCGTTTGGTGAAGAATATACATTGGTTGCCGTTGCGGATTACGTGCTTAAAAACACGCCGGGTAACACCGTTTCGAACTTATCTTCAACAGCTGCACTGCGCGATGTGACGATTAAGGCAGGCGGAAAATATTTTGCTTCCGCAGTAGGAGAGGTCAATGTGGTGAATATGATGAAGGCAAATCAGGCAATTATCGGTGGTGAGGGAAATGGCGGTGTCATTTATCCGGAAAGCCATTACGGAAGAGATGCTTTGGTTGGAATTGCATTGTTTTTGACCCATTTGGCCAAATTCGGTAAGACAGCTTCTGTTTTACGCCGTTCGTATCCAGGTTATTATATTTCAAAAAACAAGATTGAGCTGACGCCTGATATCAATGTGGATAACATTCTCAGCCGCATTCAGACCCGTTATTCCAAGCAGCCATTGAACACAATTGATGGCGTAAGGATTGAATTCGACAGGGAATGGGTGCATTTGCGCAAATCCAACACGGAGCCAATTATCCGGATCTATTCCGAATCGGAAACGCAGACAACAGCGATCAATCTGGCTAATAAAATCATTTCTGACATTAAGGAAATCATTTCAGAGCCGAAAAACAGTCAAAAATGA
- a CDS encoding transglutaminase family protein, which produces MNLQVRHSLEYQYNFPVVLEMHTLYLYPRSYPHQRLLEYNMFIDPQPSKIVKNIDVEGNVQHLIYFYNQPYSRLFVEASITVSSEPVNVFDFVFYPFETSKIPFLYDNRIYKYLIPYLDKTDATQQVEQFARQLAAKVDYATIPFLVEMSQYISQNFVYQHREYGNAYPPDETLRDRSGSCREYARLFMGACRSLGIAARFVSGYLYGNPQQAHELHAWVEVFLPGAGWRGFDPTEGKAVINNHISMGTSADYDQLAPVMGSFLGYTSSLLTTHVDIQLLQDK; this is translated from the coding sequence ATGAATTTACAAGTCCGGCACTCTCTGGAATATCAATATAATTTTCCGGTGGTCCTGGAAATGCACACATTGTATTTATATCCAAGATCCTATCCGCACCAGCGATTACTGGAATACAATATGTTCATTGACCCACAGCCATCTAAAATTGTAAAAAATATAGATGTGGAAGGCAATGTTCAGCATTTGATCTATTTCTATAACCAGCCTTACAGCAGGCTTTTTGTTGAAGCTTCCATCACTGTAAGCTCAGAGCCTGTAAATGTTTTCGACTTTGTATTTTACCCTTTTGAAACCAGCAAGATCCCGTTTTTGTACGATAACCGGATTTATAAATATTTGATCCCGTATCTTGACAAAACCGATGCAACGCAGCAGGTGGAACAATTTGCGCGTCAATTGGCAGCAAAGGTTGACTATGCCACGATCCCATTCCTGGTCGAAATGAGTCAGTATATCAGTCAAAACTTTGTGTATCAGCACCGTGAATATGGGAATGCGTATCCACCGGATGAGACATTGCGCGACAGAAGTGGCTCGTGCAGGGAGTATGCAAGGCTTTTTATGGGCGCCTGCAGAAGCCTGGGAATTGCGGCCAGATTTGTCAGTGGCTATTTATATGGGAACCCGCAGCAGGCACACGAATTGCATGCGTGGGTGGAAGTTTTCTTGCCCGGAGCCGGATGGCGGGGTTTTGACCCCACGGAAGGTAAGGCCGTGATTAACAATCACATTAGCATGGGAACTTCCGCCGACTATGATCAACTGGCACCCGTTATGGGTTCGTTTTTAGGATATACAAGCTCTCTGCTTACTACCCATGTAGACATTCAGTTACTACAAGATAAGTAG
- a CDS encoding N-acetylornithine carbamoyltransferase, translating to MKHFLSINDVTDLNQLITNGIAAKRNPFADIELGKNKTIGLLFFNSSLRTRISTQKAAQNLGLNVITMNVGQDGWGLEMEEGVIMNGDKAEHVKEAAAVIGSYCDIIGIRSFAGLQDRDKDYAEIVFQQFKKYAEVPIINLESATRHPLQSLADCITIEEFKIKQRPKVVLTWLPHFKALPQAVANSFCEWMNPMDVELVITHPQGYDLSPEFVGKGQVIYDQDKALEGADFVYGKNWSSYQSYGQVLTSDPSWMITEAKMALTDNGKFMHCLPLRRNMKVADEVLDGPRSLVIEQAANREWSAQAALREVLLHI from the coding sequence ATGAAACACTTTCTTTCCATAAACGACGTAACCGACCTGAATCAACTGATTACCAATGGCATCGCCGCAAAGCGTAACCCATTTGCTGACATTGAGTTAGGTAAAAATAAAACCATAGGACTGCTTTTTTTCAATTCGAGTTTGAGAACAAGGATCAGTACGCAAAAAGCGGCGCAAAATCTTGGTTTAAATGTGATTACGATGAACGTAGGACAGGATGGGTGGGGTTTGGAAATGGAAGAAGGCGTGATCATGAACGGCGATAAAGCGGAACACGTGAAAGAAGCGGCGGCGGTGATTGGCAGTTATTGCGATATCATTGGAATCCGGTCATTTGCAGGCTTGCAGGATCGGGATAAAGACTATGCTGAGATCGTTTTCCAGCAATTTAAAAAATACGCCGAGGTTCCGATCATTAATCTGGAATCTGCAACGAGGCATCCGTTACAGTCACTTGCAGACTGCATTACAATAGAAGAATTTAAGATAAAACAGCGCCCAAAGGTTGTTTTGACGTGGTTACCACATTTTAAAGCGTTGCCGCAAGCTGTTGCCAACTCATTTTGTGAATGGATGAACCCGATGGATGTGGAACTGGTTATTACGCACCCGCAAGGTTACGATCTTTCGCCAGAATTTGTGGGAAAAGGCCAGGTGATCTACGATCAGGATAAAGCTTTGGAAGGCGCGGATTTTGTGTACGGCAAAAATTGGTCGTCTTACCAAAGTTATGGCCAGGTTTTGACGAGTGATCCTTCCTGGATGATCACGGAAGCGAAAATGGCTTTGACTGATAATGGAAAATTCATGCATTGCCTGCCATTGCGTCGCAACATGAAAGTGGCAGATGAGGTTTTGGATGGGCCAAGATCCTTAGTGATTGAACAGGCGGCAAATCGCGAATGGTCAGCGCAGGCAGCATTGCGAGAGGTTTTGCTACATATTTGA
- a CDS encoding DUF2141 domain-containing protein yields the protein MLIWIVGCVVSWFAAPAMTLDIEFTNIKKKQGKLWIAIYKPEEKFAGKEKPNTYKIVEVKAAAPQHVTFELSPGRYALAVYHDMNSNGVLDKNFVGIPKEPYGFSKNFRPKFSAPKFEDCEFLLKDPGQKISVKLTD from the coding sequence ATGCTGATATGGATTGTGGGTTGCGTGGTAAGCTGGTTTGCAGCGCCAGCTATGACATTGGATATTGAGTTCACCAACATTAAAAAAAAACAGGGCAAGCTCTGGATTGCTATTTATAAGCCTGAGGAAAAATTCGCCGGGAAAGAAAAACCGAACACCTACAAGATCGTAGAAGTGAAAGCAGCCGCGCCTCAGCATGTCACATTTGAACTGAGCCCCGGGCGTTACGCATTAGCAGTTTACCACGACATGAATAGCAATGGTGTGCTGGACAAAAACTTCGTGGGAATTCCTAAGGAGCCTTATGGTTTCAGCAAGAATTTCCGCCCTAAATTTTCTGCCCCGAAATTTGAGGATTGTGAATTTTTGCTCAAAGATCCGGGACAGAAAATCAGTGTGAAGCTAACGGACTAG
- the hemH gene encoding ferrochelatase, whose protein sequence is MNTDILAQPNNISTNKEAIRKTGVLIVNLGTPDSPSVPDVRKYLREFLMDERVIDIPYLNRWMLINLIIAPFRAPKSAKIYKQLWRPDGSPLKIYGYSVKEKLQRVLGDDFVVELAMRYQSPSIENGLKELRKQTLSEIIIVPFFPQYASASTGSVYKEVMRVIQDWEVLPEIKFINRFLDHPKFIEGFVNLGKKYMAQQHYDHVVFSYHGLPERQITKGDVTGNFCQFGSCCDHLDARNQHCYRAQCFETTRLLVKGLGLAEGTYTTCFQSRLGKNPWIKPYTDEVIPELTKKGVKSVLAFSPAFVADCLETTIEVGEEYKEIFEKEGGVHWQLVESLNDSDIWIETLEDIIKKAV, encoded by the coding sequence ATGAATACGGACATATTGGCACAGCCAAATAATATCTCAACAAACAAAGAAGCAATCCGTAAAACCGGTGTCCTGATCGTGAATCTGGGCACGCCCGACAGCCCGTCGGTGCCGGATGTGCGGAAATATCTGCGGGAATTTCTGATGGACGAAAGGGTGATTGATATCCCTTATCTGAACCGCTGGATGCTTATTAATCTCATTATTGCACCGTTCAGGGCACCGAAATCGGCAAAGATTTACAAACAGTTGTGGAGACCGGATGGCTCACCGCTAAAAATTTACGGCTATTCTGTAAAAGAAAAATTGCAGCGTGTTTTAGGCGACGATTTTGTGGTGGAGCTTGCCATGCGTTACCAAAGTCCAAGCATTGAGAATGGACTGAAAGAACTGAGAAAACAGACACTTTCTGAAATCATCATCGTTCCATTTTTCCCTCAATATGCTTCTGCTTCAACAGGTTCTGTTTATAAAGAAGTAATGCGTGTGATCCAGGATTGGGAAGTTTTGCCTGAAATTAAATTCATCAACCGCTTTCTCGATCATCCCAAATTCATCGAAGGCTTCGTGAATCTGGGCAAAAAATACATGGCGCAGCAACATTACGATCATGTAGTTTTTAGTTATCACGGCCTTCCCGAAAGACAGATTACAAAAGGAGACGTAACCGGTAATTTCTGCCAATTCGGTTCCTGCTGCGATCATTTGGATGCCCGTAACCAACATTGTTACCGTGCGCAATGTTTTGAAACAACGCGTTTGCTGGTAAAAGGACTTGGCCTGGCAGAAGGAACTTACACGACTTGCTTTCAATCGCGATTGGGCAAAAACCCTTGGATTAAGCCTTACACGGATGAAGTGATCCCTGAATTAACCAAGAAAGGCGTGAAAAGTGTGCTTGCATTTTCGCCCGCATTCGTTGCCGATTGTTTGGAAACAACCATTGAAGTGGGTGAAGAATACAAAGAGATTTTTGAAAAAGAAGGCGGTGTTCACTGGCAGTTGGTTGAGAGCCTCAATGACAGCGACATCTGGATAGAAACTCTGGAAGACATCATAAAAAAAGCGGTTTAA
- a CDS encoding Gfo/Idh/MocA family protein produces MKTLLLCLLAFLSIQSMAQTPVKVAVAGLSHGHVGWIFNRSDKKDIELVGIYETNPDLVNLFMTKYKLDKKLFFTDLNKMLDEAKPEAVSAFGAINEHIAIVRACAPRKIHVMVEKPLATTFADAKEIQKLADQNGIQVLTNYETSWYASNQHVRDLVEQGKLGEIRKVMVNDGHQGPKEIGVSKEFLAILTDPVKNGAGALIDFGCYGANLMTWLLKGERPLSVTAVTHQNKPEIYKEVDDEASIILQYPKAQCIIQGSWNWSFARKDMEVFGNKGYAVAVNATTVRQRLAEKTPEETIKLDPRPAPFTDPFSVLADVIQGRLKLEKNDLYGLPVNVTVVEILETAKESAKSGKTIYLKK; encoded by the coding sequence ATGAAAACACTGCTGCTCTGTTTACTTGCATTTTTAAGCATTCAATCAATGGCGCAAACGCCTGTAAAAGTAGCGGTTGCCGGGCTGAGCCACGGTCATGTCGGCTGGATTTTCAACCGTTCGGATAAAAAGGATATTGAGCTTGTGGGGATTTACGAAACCAATCCGGACCTTGTCAATCTGTTCATGACCAAGTACAAGCTGGACAAAAAGCTCTTTTTCACGGATTTGAACAAAATGCTCGACGAGGCCAAACCGGAAGCCGTTTCAGCATTTGGGGCGATAAATGAACACATTGCGATTGTACGCGCCTGTGCGCCGAGGAAAATCCACGTAATGGTGGAAAAACCGCTGGCAACAACATTTGCAGACGCGAAGGAAATCCAAAAGTTGGCGGATCAAAATGGCATTCAAGTGCTTACCAATTATGAAACCTCCTGGTATGCAAGCAATCAGCACGTCCGTGACCTGGTAGAGCAAGGGAAATTGGGCGAGATCAGGAAAGTGATGGTCAACGACGGGCATCAGGGACCGAAGGAAATTGGTGTGAGCAAAGAGTTTCTGGCCATTCTCACCGATCCGGTTAAGAACGGCGCGGGAGCATTGATTGATTTTGGTTGCTATGGAGCGAATTTGATGACCTGGCTTTTGAAAGGGGAACGTCCGCTTTCGGTAACGGCTGTTACCCACCAGAATAAGCCCGAGATTTATAAAGAAGTAGACGACGAAGCATCCATTATTTTACAATATCCCAAAGCGCAATGTATCATTCAGGGTTCCTGGAACTGGTCCTTTGCCCGAAAAGATATGGAAGTGTTTGGGAATAAAGGTTATGCAGTGGCTGTAAACGCAACCACGGTCAGACAACGCCTGGCGGAAAAAACGCCTGAGGAAACGATCAAGCTCGATCCGCGGCCTGCACCATTTACAGATCCGTTCTCCGTTTTGGCAGACGTGATCCAGGGGCGTTTGAAACTGGAAAAAAACGATTTATACGGATTACCTGTGAATGTGACTGTGGTCGAAATTTTAGAAACTGCAAAAGAGTCGGCAAAGTCCGGAAAAACCATTTATTTAAAGAAGTAA
- a CDS encoding cysteine desulfurase family protein — protein MKAYLDNAATTRLDPEVLEVMLPLMTEQFGNPSSIHSFGRAVRSSIERARKSIAGILNAAPAEIFFTSGGTEADNTAIRSSIETLGLKHAITSRIEHHAVLHTLEHLQRSGQIQLSFVNLNEKGEVDLQHLETLLQSNSRSLVSLMHGNNEIGNLLDLEAVGDICEKYNAVFHSDTVQTMGHYKHDLQKLKTNFIVGAAHKFNGPKGVGFLYIRPGLKIAPFVHGGAQERNMRGGTENIYGIVGLAKALEIAYRDMDLHRKHIEGLKLRMIDKLMNSIEGITFNGNSADLDKSLYTVLNVSLPPSEISDMLLFNLDIAGIAVSGGSACASGTEIGSHVLNELRIDENRANVRFSFGKYNTDEEIDYAAHTLAELYKKESVIL, from the coding sequence ATGAAAGCCTATTTGGACAATGCTGCCACCACGCGCCTTGATCCGGAAGTTTTGGAAGTAATGTTGCCGCTCATGACCGAGCAATTTGGTAACCCTTCGTCCATACATTCCTTCGGGCGGGCAGTCAGGTCATCTATTGAAAGAGCCAGAAAAAGCATTGCGGGGATTCTAAATGCCGCTCCTGCCGAAATATTCTTTACATCAGGCGGCACGGAGGCAGATAACACTGCGATCCGTTCCAGTATTGAAACGCTGGGTCTCAAACACGCCATCACATCCCGCATTGAGCATCACGCAGTTTTGCACACGCTCGAACATCTTCAAAGATCGGGGCAGATCCAATTAAGTTTTGTTAATCTCAATGAAAAAGGGGAGGTTGATTTACAGCATTTGGAAACATTGCTGCAATCCAATTCCCGTTCGTTGGTTTCATTGATGCATGGCAATAATGAAATAGGCAATTTGCTGGACCTCGAAGCAGTAGGCGACATTTGTGAAAAATATAATGCCGTTTTCCATAGCGATACGGTGCAAACAATGGGTCACTATAAGCACGACCTGCAGAAGCTCAAAACCAATTTTATCGTCGGCGCGGCCCATAAATTCAATGGCCCGAAAGGAGTTGGATTTCTTTATATCAGACCTGGATTGAAAATTGCTCCTTTTGTACACGGAGGTGCGCAGGAGCGTAACATGCGTGGAGGAACTGAAAATATATATGGCATTGTCGGCTTAGCCAAAGCTTTGGAAATTGCTTACCGTGATATGGACCTTCACCGCAAACACATTGAAGGCCTGAAACTGCGGATGATCGACAAGCTAATGAACAGCATTGAAGGGATAACCTTTAACGGTAATTCGGCAGATTTGGATAAAAGTCTTTACACAGTCTTGAATGTTAGCTTACCGCCTTCCGAGATTAGCGATATGTTGTTGTTTAACCTCGATATCGCTGGCATAGCAGTCTCAGGAGGAAGCGCCTGTGCCAGTGGAACGGAAATAGGCTCGCACGTCCTGAATGAACTGAGAATTGATGAGAACAGGGCGAATGTTCGTTTCTCTTTTGGAAAATATAATACAGACGAAGAGATCGATTATGCCGCGCATACGCTGGCCGAATTATATAAGAAGGAAAGTGTGATCTTATAA
- a CDS encoding helicase HerA-like domain-containing protein, with the protein MSKKEQFVAAIQKSYRTDKPVIHLGSAILDGEIIGEARVNLPLRMMNRHGLVAGATGSGKTRTLQVLAEQLSAAGVPVFMSDIKGDLSGIAQPGPTNAALQERSAALGTVFEPKGYPVELYSLSGQKGAQMRATILEFGPILLSKIFELNDTQSGVLAILFKYADDKDLPMVDLNDLKKVLNYLSEGPGASEIKADYGSISTSTAGTILRKIVALEQQGVGTIFGEKSFDITDLINRVDGQGVISLLNISDVQDKPALFSTFMLSLLAELYTKLPEAGDLDKPKLVFFLDEAHLLFKDAPKAFLDQIEQVVRLIRSKGVGIFFCTQMAQDVPVSVLSQLGNRVQHVLRAFTPQDADALKQTVKTYPRSDFYAIDQILTTLGIGQALITVLNEKGIPTEVAATHLLPPNSIMGPMVQADYDNHVRQSDVYLKYKDPIDPESAYEMLTKRMETHAQVEAKAQEEVAEVKKEKEEKGMFSEALNSPLAKQIGREVVRGVFGMLFGKKTTSTRKKTGGLFGF; encoded by the coding sequence GTGTCAAAAAAAGAACAATTTGTTGCAGCCATCCAAAAATCTTATCGCACCGATAAACCTGTCATTCATTTGGGTTCTGCCATTCTGGATGGTGAAATTATCGGTGAAGCCAGGGTAAATCTGCCTCTGCGCATGATGAACAGGCATGGACTAGTGGCCGGCGCAACGGGATCGGGAAAAACGCGAACATTGCAGGTGCTTGCCGAGCAACTTTCCGCCGCAGGCGTGCCTGTTTTTATGTCGGATATAAAGGGCGACTTATCGGGTATTGCGCAACCCGGACCAACCAATGCGGCGTTGCAGGAAAGATCGGCGGCACTGGGAACGGTGTTTGAGCCAAAAGGATATCCCGTTGAACTTTATTCACTAAGCGGACAAAAAGGCGCTCAGATGCGCGCCACGATCCTGGAATTCGGGCCGATACTGCTTTCCAAAATTTTTGAATTAAATGATACGCAGTCGGGCGTGCTGGCGATTCTCTTTAAGTATGCCGATGACAAAGATCTGCCCATGGTGGATCTGAACGACCTGAAAAAAGTGCTCAATTACCTTTCAGAAGGTCCCGGCGCTTCCGAAATAAAAGCAGACTACGGCAGCATTTCCACTTCCACAGCGGGAACGATATTGCGTAAAATCGTCGCCTTGGAACAACAGGGCGTAGGGACTATTTTTGGTGAAAAATCTTTTGACATTACTGACCTGATCAACCGCGTCGATGGGCAGGGCGTCATCAGTTTGCTTAATATTTCCGATGTTCAGGACAAGCCCGCATTGTTTTCAACATTCATGTTAAGTCTGCTGGCTGAACTTTACACAAAATTGCCGGAAGCCGGCGATCTGGATAAACCCAAGCTGGTATTCTTCCTGGACGAAGCGCACTTGCTCTTCAAAGATGCGCCAAAAGCATTTCTGGACCAGATTGAGCAGGTTGTACGCCTTATCCGTTCCAAAGGCGTGGGAATTTTCTTTTGCACACAAATGGCGCAAGATGTTCCTGTTTCCGTTTTGTCTCAATTAGGAAACCGCGTTCAACACGTTTTAAGAGCATTTACCCCGCAAGATGCAGACGCACTAAAACAAACCGTTAAAACTTACCCGAGATCAGATTTTTATGCCATTGACCAGATCCTGACCACATTAGGAATCGGGCAAGCATTGATTACGGTTTTAAATGAAAAGGGAATTCCGACAGAAGTGGCGGCAACCCATTTGCTCCCGCCAAACTCAATTATGGGCCCAATGGTGCAGGCAGATTATGATAATCACGTCAGACAATCAGACGTTTACCTGAAATACAAAGATCCGATTGATCCGGAAAGCGCTTACGAAATGCTAACCAAGCGCATGGAAACCCACGCTCAGGTGGAGGCCAAAGCGCAGGAAGAAGTTGCGGAAGTAAAAAAGGAAAAAGAAGAAAAAGGAATGTTTTCCGAAGCGCTTAACTCGCCATTGGCAAAACAAATCGGCCGCGAAGTGGTCAGGGGTGTTTTTGGCATGTTGTTTGGCAAAAAAACGACAAGCACCCGCAAAAAGACCGGCGGCTTATTCGGCTTCTAG
- a CDS encoding acyl-CoA thioesterase — protein MIPSYANFGGKIHGGILLSLIDKVAYACAARHAGTYCVTVSVDGVDFLEPVEVGDLVSLHASVNYVGRTSLVIGIRVIAENVRNGTQRHTNTSYVTMVAKGDDDKPTVVPELLLENEDDARRFLEAIKRRELKENYRDAFDNAKTRLDVQDNLHKLSKQRCVIGWETENKD, from the coding sequence ATGATTCCGTCCTACGCTAATTTTGGCGGAAAAATACATGGCGGCATCCTGTTATCATTGATTGACAAGGTTGCCTATGCCTGCGCCGCGCGTCATGCGGGCACGTATTGCGTGACGGTTTCTGTCGATGGCGTGGATTTTTTAGAACCTGTTGAAGTTGGCGACCTGGTTTCACTGCACGCGTCCGTTAATTATGTCGGCAGGACTTCATTGGTGATCGGGATCAGGGTGATTGCAGAGAATGTCAGGAATGGAACGCAACGGCATACCAACACTTCTTATGTGACCATGGTTGCGAAAGGGGATGATGACAAGCCGACCGTTGTTCCGGAATTACTGCTTGAAAATGAGGATGATGCACGCAGATTCCTCGAAGCGATCAAGCGCAGGGAATTGAAAGAAAATTACCGTGATGCATTTGATAATGCGAAAACACGGTTGGATGTGCAGGATAACTTGCACAAGTTATCAAAGCAGCGTTGTGTGATTGGTTGGGAAACAGAAAACAAAGATTAA